The Streptococcus pantholopis genome has a segment encoding these proteins:
- the ulaG gene encoding L-ascorbate 6-phosphate lactonase — translation MPNVKDITRESWILNTFPEWGTWLNEEIEAEEVPAGNVAMWWLGNCGVWFKTPGGANVVMDLWSNRGKHTKKVKDMVRGHQMANMAGVRKLQPNLRVQPMVIDPFAINELDYYLVSHFHSDHIDINTAAAIVNNPKLDHVKFVGPYECAKIWKNWGVPEERIIVVKPGDTIELKDLKITAVESFDRTCLVTLPVEGAEAQNGELAGLPVTDEEMARKAVNYVFETPGGTVYHGADSHFSNYFAKHGKDFDVDVAINNYGDNPVGIQDKMTSIDLLRMAENLRAKVVIPVHYDIWSNFMASTDEIIQLWKMRKDRLQYQFHPFIWEVGGKYTYPQDKNLIEYHHPRGFDDCFEEDSNIQFKALL, via the coding sequence ATGCCAAATGTAAAAGACATTACCAGAGAGTCGTGGATTTTAAATACCTTTCCGGAATGGGGGACTTGGCTCAACGAAGAAATTGAAGCAGAAGAGGTTCCGGCAGGCAATGTAGCGATGTGGTGGCTGGGGAACTGCGGCGTGTGGTTCAAAACCCCCGGAGGAGCAAATGTTGTCATGGATTTGTGGTCCAATCGAGGCAAGCATACAAAGAAAGTTAAGGACATGGTTCGCGGCCACCAGATGGCTAATATGGCCGGAGTGCGCAAGCTCCAGCCCAATCTTCGTGTTCAGCCGATGGTCATCGATCCATTTGCTATCAATGAATTAGATTACTATTTGGTTTCGCATTTTCACAGTGACCATATTGACATCAACACTGCAGCTGCTATTGTCAATAATCCTAAACTTGATCATGTCAAATTTGTCGGCCCTTACGAATGTGCAAAAATCTGGAAAAACTGGGGGGTTCCTGAAGAACGCATCATTGTTGTTAAACCTGGCGACACGATTGAATTAAAAGATCTTAAAATCACTGCAGTTGAATCTTTCGACCGGACCTGCCTGGTAACCCTGCCGGTAGAAGGTGCTGAGGCTCAGAACGGCGAATTGGCAGGACTGCCTGTTACAGACGAAGAAATGGCTCGCAAAGCTGTTAACTATGTCTTTGAGACTCCTGGCGGTACGGTTTACCATGGGGCAGATTCACACTTTTCTAATTATTTTGCAAAACACGGCAAAGACTTTGATGTTGATGTGGCCATTAACAATTATGGTGACAATCCAGTTGGTATTCAAGACAAAATGACTTCAATTGATCTTTTACGTATGGCTGAGAATCTGCGGGCAAAAGTTGTTATTCCGGTACACTATGATATCTGGTCTAACTTCATGGCTTCAACAGATGAGATTATTCAGCTTTGGAAAATGCGTAAAGATCGGCTTCAGTATCAATTCCATCCATTTATCTGGGAAGTCGGCGGTAAGTATACTTATCCTCAGGATAAAAACCTCATTGAATACCATCATCCTCGCGGCTTTGATGATTGCTTTGAAGAGGATTCCAATATTCAATTTAAGGCCTTGCTGTAA
- a CDS encoding BglG family transcription antiterminator, which produces MLDKKSIQIINILISEEEISLTKLMARTGLSKKQVLYALDYINDFLKDHHQQALSLLQQNLILSFKNKEFFIDCFNKGHFFDDYLLTAEERRKYIYFILFRKETAYLSTSDFLASLKVSKSTVMEDIKKLQKELSPYHIRIANDRTVGYYLSGDDYQIRYLAMSYILEDLSSDWQTFFYDYLFYNEKINELASVTAIFRHCAVEKYGLTLTDKQLLEITYTLTLFKPYLAKTAPQDTMGYTSLKSSKEFMIAAAVLKKILALTPGPKAISFLTSWILTFTTVSISEATFDRTIILNLVNKVINRFELLSGIEFYNIKEVKSNLYSHFRAVHYRMLYKIPILNNFSARIRSQYANVFQLVRSSLKAIESYYQFPIPDEEVAYLSMHFIVAIEDYGIKKDGKKVAAVICQKGIGSSSFVFQQLKLLFPDFYFIGPYDSHHFLQETSSVDLIFSTENNVDLYQVNKNIFIVNPAMTPQERYHLLKKVYSRFGIGQVRFPKVTDLMTIIGKNSDIKNSEQLQGELYDYLLSPAIDTDKEKGSDKPNLSDILRLEFIQSIVKISSYEEGIILAAAPLLRNKIIKESYLKKLLEDYQSGKIMQLTDLFCMPHARDTGGNHLGMSLIVLKKPYMIKEQTKVKYILLLSAPKSSVHLLAMNQLLKLLTRKDFFETLDQSAPDKIYDYIVANQ; this is translated from the coding sequence ATGTTAGATAAAAAATCAATCCAAATCATTAATATTCTTATCAGTGAAGAAGAAATCAGCCTAACCAAGCTGATGGCAAGAACAGGTCTATCAAAAAAACAGGTTCTTTATGCACTGGATTATATTAACGATTTTTTAAAGGACCATCATCAGCAAGCTTTGTCTTTACTGCAGCAGAACCTTATTTTATCTTTTAAGAATAAAGAATTTTTTATTGACTGTTTTAATAAGGGACACTTTTTTGATGATTATCTGCTGACTGCAGAGGAGCGCCGCAAATATATTTATTTTATCCTTTTTCGAAAGGAGACAGCTTATCTGTCAACCAGCGACTTTCTCGCTTCATTAAAAGTCAGTAAATCAACCGTTATGGAAGATATTAAAAAACTGCAAAAAGAGCTGTCACCTTATCATATCCGTATTGCTAATGACAGAACTGTCGGCTATTATTTATCGGGTGATGACTATCAAATTCGTTATTTGGCCATGTCTTATATTTTAGAGGACTTATCCTCGGATTGGCAGACTTTTTTCTATGATTATTTGTTTTACAATGAAAAGATTAACGAATTAGCATCTGTCACGGCTATTTTTAGGCACTGTGCCGTAGAAAAATACGGGCTTACGCTTACGGATAAGCAGCTGCTTGAAATTACCTATACTTTGACCCTGTTCAAACCTTATCTGGCTAAAACTGCCCCTCAAGATACAATGGGCTATACTTCTTTAAAATCCTCCAAGGAATTTATGATTGCTGCAGCTGTGCTCAAAAAAATTCTGGCCCTTACCCCAGGTCCAAAGGCTATTAGCTTTTTGACCTCATGGATTCTGACCTTTACGACTGTATCTATTTCAGAAGCTACATTTGACCGGACTATTATACTTAATCTGGTCAATAAGGTTATCAATCGTTTTGAACTTTTATCCGGCATTGAATTTTATAATATTAAAGAAGTCAAAAGTAATCTGTACAGCCATTTTCGAGCAGTTCATTACCGTATGTTATATAAAATTCCGATTCTCAATAATTTCTCAGCACGGATTCGTTCGCAGTATGCTAATGTATTTCAGCTTGTCCGTTCTTCTTTAAAAGCGATTGAATCCTATTATCAGTTCCCAATTCCTGATGAAGAAGTAGCTTATTTAAGTATGCATTTCATTGTCGCTATCGAAGATTACGGGATTAAAAAAGATGGTAAAAAAGTTGCGGCTGTTATTTGCCAGAAAGGTATTGGCAGCTCAAGTTTTGTCTTCCAGCAGCTCAAGCTTCTTTTTCCGGATTTTTATTTCATCGGCCCTTATGACAGTCATCATTTTTTACAGGAAACTTCCTCGGTTGACTTGATTTTTTCAACAGAAAATAATGTTGATTTATACCAAGTCAACAAAAATATTTTCATTGTCAATCCAGCAATGACACCGCAAGAACGCTATCACCTGCTCAAGAAAGTCTACAGCAGATTTGGTATTGGTCAGGTTCGCTTTCCTAAGGTAACAGACTTGATGACTATTATCGGTAAAAACAGCGATATCAAAAATTCTGAGCAGCTCCAAGGTGAATTATATGATTATTTACTGAGTCCGGCGATTGATACAGATAAGGAAAAAGGTTCGGACAAACCAAACTTATCAGATATTTTGCGCTTGGAATTTATTCAAAGCATTGTTAAAATATCCAGCTATGAAGAAGGGATTATTCTGGCAGCTGCTCCCTTGCTGAGAAATAAAATCATTAAAGAGTCTTATTTAAAAAAACTCTTAGAAGACTATCAGTCCGGAAAGATTATGCAGCTGACTGATCTGTTTTGTATGCCGCATGCCAGAGATACAGGCGGTAATCACTTAGGGATGAGTTTGATTGTTTTGAAAAAGCCCTACATGATTAAAGAACAGACAAAAGTTAAATACATTTTACTCCTTTCAGCCCCTAAGAGCAGTGTTCATCTGTTAGCTATGAACCAGTTGCTGAAATTGCTCACCCGAAAAGATTTTTTCGAAACGCTTGACCAATCTGCCCCAGATAAAATCTACGACTATATTGTGGCCAACCAATAG
- a CDS encoding ketohydroxyglutarate aldolase: MKKLAVLNKIDSGKIMAIVRTQRLERAKEIAAACLAGGVSCLEISYTHFNAGHLIEELYKEHGEELLIGAGTVLDSETAWEAIMRGAQFIIAPTFKEEVAKICNRYQIAYMPGCTTVTEAVTALEAGAAMIKAFPTSSFWGPELVAALKTPLPFIPLLSSGGVTLENVDAWLEAGVDCMGIGSLLTSGSAQAIEEHARLLRQAVKRYIKRS; the protein is encoded by the coding sequence ATGAAAAAATTAGCTGTATTGAATAAAATCGATAGCGGTAAAATTATGGCTATTGTCCGTACACAAAGACTAGAGAGGGCTAAAGAGATTGCAGCCGCCTGTTTAGCCGGCGGCGTCAGCTGTCTGGAAATCAGTTACACTCATTTTAATGCCGGTCATTTGATTGAAGAACTGTACAAAGAGCATGGAGAAGAACTACTAATAGGTGCCGGAACGGTTCTGGACAGCGAAACAGCTTGGGAAGCGATTATGAGAGGGGCGCAGTTTATCATTGCTCCTACTTTCAAAGAAGAAGTAGCGAAAATCTGCAACCGCTATCAAATCGCCTATATGCCCGGCTGCACGACTGTAACAGAAGCTGTTACAGCCTTGGAAGCCGGTGCGGCAATGATTAAAGCCTTTCCAACCTCATCATTTTGGGGGCCGGAACTGGTTGCCGCCTTGAAAACCCCTCTTCCCTTTATTCCGCTTCTCTCTTCTGGCGGGGTTACTTTAGAAAACGTAGATGCTTGGTTGGAGGCCGGAGTGGACTGTATGGGAATCGGCTCTTTGCTGACCAGCGGGAGCGCTCAAGCAATTGAGGAACATGCCCGTCTGTTGCGGCAGGCTGTTAAACGATATATTAAGCGTTCATAG
- the dapA gene encoding 4-hydroxy-tetrahydrodipicolinate synthase has product MTIDGIITAMVTPFAADGSFSDEGIEKLIEKLVAGGVQGLFILGTNGEFYGLSPDEKLAYAKLVVEKTAGRLPVYAGTGAVTTREVIDLSRRMADAGVAAVSVIAPYFLSLTQEELYEHYKAIAQAVDLPIILYNIPKNSGNNLEAETVGRLAKIPNIIAVKDSSGDLKQLKRYIELTDHEDFSVLVGSDSKILAALKLGAKGAVAATSNLLTKTDAGIYQSFVAGCQAEAQELQNSIEAFRKVLKLATVPAVLKFSLNQIGIPVGQPLAPVRSRLTDHQKDTINQVLAAYQEYEGFTR; this is encoded by the coding sequence GTGACTATTGATGGTATCATAACGGCTATGGTCACACCATTTGCTGCTGATGGCAGTTTTTCTGATGAAGGAATTGAAAAATTAATTGAAAAATTAGTGGCAGGCGGTGTACAGGGATTATTTATTCTTGGAACCAACGGTGAGTTTTATGGCTTAAGTCCGGATGAGAAACTGGCTTACGCTAAGCTAGTTGTCGAAAAAACAGCAGGCCGGCTGCCGGTTTATGCCGGGACGGGAGCTGTCACAACTAGGGAAGTTATTGATTTAAGCAGGCGTATGGCAGATGCAGGGGTTGCTGCTGTTTCTGTTATCGCTCCGTATTTTCTCTCATTGACACAAGAGGAGCTATATGAGCATTATAAAGCTATTGCTCAAGCTGTTGATTTGCCGATTATTTTGTATAATATACCGAAAAACAGCGGTAATAATTTAGAAGCAGAAACAGTAGGGCGTTTGGCTAAAATCCCTAATATTATCGCTGTAAAGGACAGCAGCGGCGATCTTAAACAGCTTAAACGTTATATTGAGCTGACGGATCATGAAGACTTCTCAGTACTTGTAGGGTCGGATTCGAAGATTTTAGCAGCCTTAAAACTAGGAGCCAAGGGAGCAGTTGCAGCAACATCCAATCTTTTAACTAAAACAGACGCAGGGATTTATCAGTCCTTTGTAGCAGGGTGTCAGGCAGAAGCTCAGGAACTTCAAAACAGTATCGAAGCCTTTCGTAAAGTTCTTAAATTGGCTACTGTGCCAGCTGTTTTGAAATTTTCACTCAATCAAATCGGCATTCCTGTCGGCCAGCCACTGGCCCCTGTACGCAGCCGCCTGACTGACCACCAAAAAGACACGATAAATCAGGTGTTAGCAGCTTATCAGGAATATGAAGGATTTACGAGGTAG
- a CDS encoding SIS domain-containing protein produces MANDIAEKQLNYFTETLATEVSQFMAQLDKSKIYQAADLILNAKQQGGRVHITGIGKPSHVSHYTAALFSSTGTPSYFLDATEALHGSAGQVMSGDIVIAVSNSGETQELQRTVEALKKLGVTLIAVTGGASSWLAENTDLTLFAGVEQEGDSFNKPPRASVVVEILILQALSIVLQEKNRLNLKQYHLWHPGGALGESLERE; encoded by the coding sequence ATGGCAAACGACATAGCAGAAAAACAATTAAACTATTTTACTGAAACACTGGCAACCGAAGTCAGCCAGTTTATGGCGCAATTAGATAAGTCCAAAATTTATCAGGCTGCCGATCTTATCCTAAATGCTAAACAGCAGGGCGGTCGTGTCCATATTACAGGAATCGGCAAACCCAGTCATGTTTCACATTATACTGCGGCTCTATTTTCGTCAACAGGTACCCCCAGTTATTTTTTAGATGCGACAGAAGCACTCCATGGTTCTGCCGGACAGGTTATGAGCGGAGATATTGTAATCGCTGTCTCAAACAGCGGAGAGACACAAGAGCTACAGAGAACAGTCGAAGCTTTGAAAAAACTGGGAGTGACCCTTATTGCTGTTACAGGCGGAGCCTCTTCCTGGCTGGCTGAAAATACAGATTTGACCCTATTTGCCGGTGTAGAGCAAGAAGGAGACTCTTTTAATAAGCCCCCCAGAGCATCAGTTGTTGTCGAAATCTTGATTTTACAAGCCTTATCGATTGTTTTACAGGAAAAAAACAGACTTAATTTGAAACAGTACCATCTCTGGCATCCGGGCGGAGCTTTAGGCGAATCGCTAGAAAGGGAATAA
- a CDS encoding PTS ascorbate transporter subunit IIC, whose amino-acid sequence MDFIISFLSTPAILLGLVAMVGLLAQKKSGPDVLTGTFKTVIGFVVFSSGGSIMTAALQNFNTLFQKGFHLVGVVASPEAATALAQSEFAFVTSCTLILGFVMNLVVARLTPFKNIFFTTGHSLFFACVLSLVLKAHGVSDVTAIISGGLILGFCSAALPQLCQPFMRKITGSDATAIGHFNMIGYAASGYIGKLFKKHEQETTEGFNFPGWLSIFRDFLMGVAVIMLLLFYLSALKAGPAATQELAGDTHWLVFPFVQAFTFTAGMSILMTGVRMFLAEITAAFVSISEKFIPNSRPALDVPTVFPFAPTAVIIGFISSYIAGLIAVFVMVVFKFPVIIIPAAHICFFSGGTAAVFGNATGGWRGALAGSFIQGLLLAFLPVLLYPLYGSLGIEGSTFPNIDYNIVGNLLDFVLKVIGR is encoded by the coding sequence ATGGATTTTATTATTAGTTTTTTAAGTACACCGGCTATTTTGCTGGGTTTAGTTGCTATGGTCGGTCTTTTGGCTCAGAAAAAAAGCGGTCCGGACGTTTTAACTGGAACATTTAAAACGGTTATTGGTTTTGTTGTCTTTAGTTCTGGCGGTTCTATCATGACTGCAGCCCTTCAAAACTTTAACACACTTTTTCAGAAGGGGTTTCATCTGGTAGGAGTTGTTGCTTCGCCAGAGGCAGCGACTGCTCTTGCACAGAGCGAATTTGCTTTTGTTACAAGCTGTACACTTATTTTGGGCTTTGTGATGAATTTGGTTGTCGCCAGATTAACACCTTTTAAAAATATTTTCTTTACAACCGGCCACAGTCTGTTCTTTGCTTGTGTATTATCACTTGTATTAAAAGCTCACGGGGTCAGTGATGTTACAGCCATTATCAGTGGCGGCCTGATTCTGGGTTTCTGTTCAGCAGCCTTACCGCAGCTATGTCAACCTTTTATGAGAAAGATTACTGGCAGCGATGCTACCGCAATCGGACATTTTAATATGATTGGCTATGCTGCTTCAGGCTATATCGGTAAACTTTTTAAAAAGCATGAACAGGAGACAACGGAAGGTTTTAATTTTCCTGGCTGGTTATCCATCTTCCGAGATTTCCTGATGGGTGTGGCTGTCATTATGCTGCTGCTTTTCTATCTGTCGGCCTTAAAAGCGGGACCGGCAGCAACACAGGAATTAGCCGGTGATACCCATTGGCTGGTCTTCCCATTTGTTCAGGCCTTTACCTTCACTGCCGGTATGTCTATTTTGATGACAGGAGTTAGAATGTTCTTGGCAGAAATTACGGCAGCTTTCGTCTCTATTTCAGAAAAATTTATTCCCAATTCCCGGCCGGCTTTGGATGTTCCGACAGTCTTTCCTTTTGCACCGACAGCTGTTATTATCGGCTTTATTTCTTCATACATAGCCGGCTTAATTGCTGTCTTTGTCATGGTTGTATTCAAATTTCCGGTTATCATTATTCCGGCAGCGCATATTTGCTTTTTTTCCGGCGGAACAGCTGCGGTATTTGGCAATGCTACTGGCGGCTGGCGGGGAGCCTTGGCAGGTTCTTTTATTCAGGGCCTCCTATTAGCCTTTTTGCCGGTTCTTCTCTACCCGCTTTACGGTTCATTAGGAATTGAGGGCTCTACATTTCCTAATATTGACTATAATATCGTTGGAAACCTGCTGGACTTTGTTTTAAAGGTGATAGGCCGTTAA
- a CDS encoding PTS sugar transporter subunit IIB — MVKALVACRAGVGSSLMLKIKVEEVIREHKLPLEVEHASLDALPGFNGDIVITLTDVADELAERHIPQKIIGINSVVDKEEIKRQLENVLN; from the coding sequence ATGGTTAAAGCACTTGTAGCCTGTCGTGCAGGAGTAGGTTCTAGTCTGATGTTAAAAATTAAAGTTGAGGAAGTTATACGGGAGCATAAGCTCCCTCTGGAGGTAGAGCATGCATCTTTAGATGCTTTGCCGGGCTTTAACGGAGACATTGTTATTACATTGACAGATGTGGCTGATGAGCTGGCTGAAAGGCATATCCCCCAGAAAATTATTGGCATCAACAGTGTTGTGGACAAAGAAGAAATTAAAAGACAGCTGGAAAATGTTTTAAATTAG
- a CDS encoding PTS sugar transporter subunit IIA codes for MLSEAIDSRLILMDVVAQDFSDAIRLSVKPLAENGFVTSAYAERIVGIFHESGPYIVITRHIALPHAPEGSGALKTALGFTKLKRPVFSGHKTNDPVKYLFPLSAAANHSHLELLSGLADLLSREAFVRQLASVATKEDFLSLLKKYEGGSSYG; via the coding sequence ATGTTATCGGAAGCTATAGATAGCCGTTTAATTTTAATGGATGTTGTGGCACAAGATTTTTCGGACGCAATCAGATTATCGGTAAAGCCTTTGGCAGAAAATGGTTTTGTAACGAGTGCTTATGCTGAACGGATTGTTGGTATTTTTCATGAAAGCGGACCCTATATTGTGATTACCAGACATATTGCCCTGCCGCATGCACCGGAAGGCAGCGGCGCTTTAAAAACAGCTCTGGGTTTTACGAAACTGAAGCGGCCTGTTTTTTCTGGACATAAGACAAACGATCCTGTGAAATATCTTTTTCCTTTAAGTGCTGCGGCTAACCACTCTCACCTTGAATTATTATCGGGATTAGCCGATTTATTAAGCCGTGAAGCATTTGTAAGACAGCTAGCGTCAGTAGCAACAAAAGAGGATTTTCTATCATTATTAAAAAAATATGAAGGAGGCAGCAGTTATGGTTAA
- a CDS encoding BglG family transcription antiterminator translates to MIILDKKSYALLSYLLSLDEPETVMAISKKLNQSRRKIYYHLEKINAALPAGMEKIVSYPRVGIVLNEEQKTVCQELLEQLDDYSYVMSVEERIQLTLTYIAVSKDRVTIDQLMQLNAVSRNTILNDLNDIRRKLMTDEYDIQLQVTKSSGYYLKCHPLSKIQFLYRLLYTIYTEGNKNFVDIIREKIIDLTGFNSYFSDEVTVYLQQRLASAQKSLGKTLNAQDSQFMVQVLPYLLLSYRSIDLTEAEKEAVKRDFSMTWQRKEYQLAREIADGLSSSFALQLDDVEISLIAMLLLSFRKDRDSHLESRDYDEMRATLEAFLKEIQMRYGLSFKHHDYLLNQLLTHCKAMLYRKTYGVLSVNPLTKHIKEKYGDLFAMTKSCVPLLEEAWLIRMTDDDTAYLTIHLGGELQKKQDTVSYQKKAVLVCDEGIGVQKLLLSQCRTHLHNCQIDAVLTSEQFHSVNDIIEADLVISTSDALDSRIPWIVVNPIMNDDDIIKLKRFVKNQGSQTESLFSQKLEKCLQGYISNAKDRYALKAQIEKIVGEELASLTDLE, encoded by the coding sequence ATGATTATATTAGATAAAAAGAGTTATGCCCTCTTGTCGTATTTACTGAGCCTTGATGAGCCTGAAACGGTTATGGCTATTTCAAAGAAGCTCAATCAGTCCAGACGTAAAATTTATTACCATTTAGAGAAAATTAATGCAGCTTTGCCGGCAGGTATGGAGAAAATAGTCAGTTATCCGCGGGTCGGTATTGTTTTAAATGAAGAACAGAAGACTGTCTGTCAAGAGCTTTTGGAACAGCTTGATGATTACAGCTATGTTATGAGTGTAGAAGAGCGCATTCAGCTGACCTTAACCTATATTGCTGTTTCAAAGGATCGAGTTACCATTGACCAGCTGATGCAGCTGAATGCTGTTTCCCGCAATACGATTCTTAATGACCTTAATGATATTCGGCGTAAGCTGATGACCGATGAATATGATATTCAGCTGCAGGTTACTAAGTCCAGTGGCTATTATTTAAAATGCCACCCTTTGTCCAAAATTCAGTTTTTATACCGTTTGCTTTATACAATCTATACTGAGGGAAATAAAAATTTTGTTGATATTATCAGGGAGAAAATTATTGATTTAACTGGTTTCAACAGCTATTTTTCCGATGAAGTGACGGTTTATCTGCAGCAGCGGCTGGCATCTGCTCAAAAAAGTCTGGGGAAAACCCTTAATGCTCAAGACAGCCAATTTATGGTTCAGGTTTTGCCTTACCTGCTGCTGAGCTACCGCAGTATTGATCTGACAGAAGCTGAAAAAGAAGCGGTTAAAAGGGACTTCAGTATGACTTGGCAGCGAAAAGAATATCAGCTGGCGCGCGAAATTGCTGATGGTCTGTCTTCTTCTTTTGCTTTGCAGCTGGATGATGTTGAAATCAGCCTGATTGCTATGCTTTTACTCTCTTTTCGCAAAGACCGTGACAGTCACTTGGAAAGCCGTGACTATGATGAGATGCGTGCTACTTTAGAAGCATTTCTTAAAGAGATTCAGATGCGCTACGGTCTTAGCTTTAAACATCATGATTATCTGCTGAATCAGCTTCTGACCCACTGTAAAGCTATGCTTTATCGGAAAACGTACGGAGTTTTGTCGGTTAATCCTCTGACCAAGCATATCAAAGAGAAATATGGTGATTTATTTGCTATGACCAAGTCCTGTGTTCCCCTTTTAGAAGAAGCCTGGCTGATTCGTATGACCGATGATGATACAGCTTACCTTACTATTCATTTAGGCGGGGAACTGCAGAAAAAGCAAGACACAGTTTCATACCAAAAGAAAGCGGTTCTGGTATGTGATGAAGGAATCGGAGTGCAAAAGCTCCTTCTGAGCCAGTGCCGGACGCATTTGCATAACTGCCAAATTGATGCTGTTTTGACTTCGGAACAGTTTCACAGTGTCAACGATATTATAGAAGCTGATTTAGTGATTTCAACCAGCGATGCCTTAGACAGCCGTATTCCTTGGATTGTCGTGAACCCGATTATGAATGATGATGACATTATTAAGCTAAAGCGTTTTGTTAAAAATCAAGGCAGCCAAACGGAATCACTGTTCAGCCAAAAATTGGAAAAATGCCTACAGGGCTATATTTCTAATGCTAAAGACCGCTATGCTTTAAAAGCCCAAATTGAAAAAATAGTAGGTGAGGAGCTGGCTTCACTAACTGATTTGGAATGA
- a CDS encoding L-ribulose-5-phosphate 4-epimerase, producing the protein MVKSLKDMRQRVYEANIALPAHGLVKFTWGNVSEVDREGGRIVIKPSGVDYEKLTPDNMVVTDLDGNVIEGDLNPSSDLPTHVQLYKAFAEIGGIVHTHSTEAVGWAQAGRDIPFYGTTHADYFYGPIPCARSLTPDEVNTAYEKETGTVIIETFKERGLDPVAVPGIVVRNHGPFVWGKDPAQAVYHSVVLEEVARMNRLTEQINPQVQPAPQYILDKHYLRKHGPNAYYGQKNAD; encoded by the coding sequence ATGGTTAAATCATTAAAGGATATGCGGCAGCGCGTTTATGAAGCGAATATTGCTTTGCCTGCCCACGGTTTAGTAAAATTTACTTGGGGGAATGTTTCGGAGGTTGACCGAGAAGGCGGCCGGATTGTCATCAAGCCTTCCGGCGTTGATTATGAAAAACTGACGCCGGATAACATGGTTGTGACAGACCTTGACGGAAATGTGATTGAAGGCGATCTCAATCCATCGTCCGACCTGCCGACGCATGTTCAGCTTTATAAAGCATTTGCAGAAATCGGCGGTATCGTTCATACCCATTCGACAGAAGCTGTTGGCTGGGCTCAGGCCGGCCGGGATATCCCCTTTTATGGCACAACTCATGCTGATTATTTCTATGGCCCGATTCCCTGCGCCCGTTCGCTGACACCTGACGAAGTTAATACAGCCTACGAAAAAGAGACAGGGACTGTTATTATTGAAACCTTTAAAGAGCGCGGTCTTGATCCGGTGGCTGTTCCTGGAATTGTCGTCCGCAATCACGGTCCTTTTGTCTGGGGGAAAGATCCGGCTCAGGCTGTTTACCACAGTGTTGTCTTAGAAGAGGTAGCACGGATGAATCGGCTGACAGAGCAGATCAATCCTCAAGTGCAGCCTGCACCTCAGTATATCTTAGATAAACACTACCTGCGCAAACACGGTCCTAATGCTTATTATGGACAAAAAAATGCAGACTAG
- a CDS encoding L-ribulose-5-phosphate 3-epimerase — translation MARPIGIYEKATPKTFSWRERLEFAKKLGFDFVEMSIDESDDRLARLDWSKEERLDLVKAVYETGIRIPSICFSGHRRYPLGSNSPEIEAQSLETMRKCIELAQDLGVRVIQLAGYDVYYEKKSAQTRARFLKNLRKACDWAEAAQVILAIEIMDDPFINSIEKYLAVEKAVDSPYLFVYPDTGNLSAWHNDIYSEFFLGHTSIAALHLKDTYAVTHQSKGQFRDVAFGDGCVDWPGMFAVLKETNYQGPFLLEMWSENCETVEETEKAIKAAQDFLYPLIEEAGLK, via the coding sequence ATGGCTCGTCCTATCGGAATTTATGAGAAAGCGACACCCAAGACCTTTTCTTGGAGGGAACGTCTTGAATTTGCTAAAAAATTAGGCTTTGATTTTGTTGAAATGTCCATTGATGAAAGCGATGACCGCTTAGCCAGATTGGACTGGAGCAAAGAAGAACGGCTTGATCTGGTCAAAGCTGTTTATGAGACGGGTATCCGGATACCCAGCATCTGTTTTTCAGGTCATCGCCGTTATCCTTTGGGTTCTAACAGTCCTGAAATTGAAGCCCAGTCTTTGGAGACCATGCGGAAATGTATTGAGCTGGCTCAGGACCTGGGGGTTCGGGTTATCCAGCTGGCTGGTTATGATGTTTATTATGAGAAAAAATCGGCACAAACACGGGCCCGTTTCCTTAAGAACCTGAGGAAAGCCTGTGACTGGGCCGAGGCGGCTCAAGTCATTCTGGCCATCGAGATTATGGATGATCCTTTTATTAACTCTATTGAAAAATATTTAGCAGTCGAAAAGGCAGTTGATTCTCCTTATCTCTTTGTTTATCCGGACACGGGCAATCTTTCAGCCTGGCATAACGACATTTACAGTGAATTCTTCCTTGGGCACACCTCTATTGCCGCCCTGCACCTAAAAGACACTTATGCGGTTACGCATCAAAGTAAGGGGCAGTTCCGTGATGTTGCTTTTGGCGATGGCTGCGTTGACTGGCCGGGGATGTTTGCTGTTTTGAAAGAAACCAATTATCAAGGGCCGTTTTTACTGGAGATGTGGTCTGAAAATTGCGAGACAGTAGAGGAGACAGAAAAAGCGATTAAAGCAGCTCAGGATTTTCTCTACCCTTTAATTGAAGAAGCGGGGTTAAAATAA